In the genome of Streptomyces sp. P3, the window GGGCCGCTCTACAGCCGTTTCGTGCACGACTTCCAGGGCGCCATGAGCCGCCTCGACTACACGGTCGTCCAGTACGGCGCGAGCGGGGTGAGCGGTGACGAGGACGCCCGCGCGTGGGCCGAGCTGCGGCCCGTCGCCGTGCTGGTGCCCGGCACCGGCATCGGGCCCGAGGGGGTGGCGATCCTCAAGCGGTCCGGCGCCCGGGCCGTGGTGACCGTCGGTCCCGAGGCCGTCGAGGGCGCCCACGTGATGCTCCTGGACCAGGCCGACGTCGGCCGGGGCGCCGCCGGGCACCTCCACGCCCGGGGGCGCCGCGCCATCGGGGTGGTGGTCCCCGAGGAGCCCGGCATGGAGCTGTTCTCCGCGCCCCGACTCGCCGGCGCCCGTGAGGCCCTGCGGGGCACCGGCGCGACCGTCACCGAGCTGCCGCTCGCCTACACGGAGGAGGCCGCGGGCGCCCTCGCCGCGCGCTGGCGGGACCTCGGCCTGGACGCCGTGTTCGGCTACAACGACGAGTACGCCATGCTGCTGTCGCGCGCCCTGCGGGACGCGGGCCTGCGCGTTCCCGAGGACGTGGCCGTCATCGGAGCCGACGACCTGCTGCTCGGCCGGCTGCTGCGGCCGCGGCTCAGCACCGTGCGGATCACGCTGCCCTCCGGCCGCGACCTCGCCTCCCTGGTGGACCGGGCGGTCCGCAACCCCGCGGCCGCTCCCGAGTCGCACGAGCTGTTCTCGGTCGCCGTGGTGCACCGCGACTCCAGCTGAACTACCGTCCAGGGGGAGGCATGCCATGCGTACCACGGTCGGCATCATCGGCGGCGGCCCGGCGGGACTGCTGCTCGCCCGCCTGCTGCACCGCGCGGGAATCGCCTGTGTCGTGCTGGAGAGCAGGACGCGCGCCTACGCGGAGGGGCGCCAGCGCGCCGGGATGCTGGAGCAGGGCACGGTCGACGCGCTGCGCGCGGCCGGCGCCGCCGACCGGCTCGACGTCGAGGGCCTGGTGCACCACGGCATCGAGCTGCGCTTCGACCGCGAACGACATCACGTCGACTTCCCCGCCCTCACCGGCGGCCGCACGGTCACGATCTACGCCCAGACGGAGATCGTGAAGGATCTCATCGCCCTCCAACTGGCCGACGGGCCGCCCCTGTTGTTCGAGGCGGAGGCGCTCGCCGTGGAGCAGCCGCAGAGCGCGACGCCCGTCGTGCGGTTCCGGCACGAGGGCCGGGAACGGGCCCTGCGCTGCGCGTGGGTGGCGGGCTGCGACGGCTCGCACGGCGTCGCCCGGAGCGCCTTCCCGGCGGCCGCCGGCCGCACCTACGCCCACGACTACCCCTACTCCTGGCTCGGCGTCACCGCCGAAGTGCCGCCCTCCTGCGACGAGTTGATCTACGCACGCCACGCACGCGGCTTCGCCCTGCACAGCATGCGCTCACCGCACGTCTCCCGGCTCTACCTCCAGGTCCCCCGCGGCACGAACCTGCGGGACTGGCCCGACGCACGGATCTGGGACGAACTCACCGCGCGCTTCGCCGTCGACGCCGACTGGACCCTGCGCCGCGGCCCGGTCACCGCCCGGTCCGTGACCGAGATGCGCAGTCTCGTCCACGAACCCATGCGGCACGGCCGGCTGGTGCTGGCGGGGGACGCCGCCCACATCGTCCCGCCGACCGGCGCCAAGGGACTCAACCTCGCGGTCTCCGACGTCCGGCTTCTGGCCAGGGCCTTCACCGAACTGCACGCCCACGGGTCGACGCGACTCCTGGACGGGTACTCGGAGCAGTGCCTGCGACGTGTGTGGCAGGCCACCCGATTCTCCTACGACATGACTAGGATGTTGCACGCTCAACCAGATGGGGATGCGTTCGACCACCGGATGCAGCTCGCCCGGCTGCGCCGGATCACCGCATCCCGCCACGCGGCCGCCGAACTGGCGGCGAACTACACGGGACTTCCCCTCTCCCCGTGAGAGCGGCGAAGCCCGCGGGTCACCGATCGGAGAGCCCCCATGCCGTTGCTCGACCCCACCAACTGGCAGCCCCGCACCCTGTCGGGACCGCGGTACACCGTCACCGAGCCCGCCACCGGCGAGCAGCTGGGCACGGTCGTCCTGGCGGCCGGCGCGGACGTCGCGCCGGCCGCCGAGGCGGCCCGTGCCGCGCAGACCGAATGGGCCCGCGTCCCGCACTTCGTCCGCGCCGGAGTGCTGCGCCGGGCCGGCGACCTGTTCGCCGCGCACGCCGCGGAGCTGCGCGAGTGGATCGTCCGCGAGTCGGGCTCCATCGCGGGCAAGGCCGACTTCGAGCTGCACGTCGCGGCCCAGGAGTGCTACGAGGCCGCCGCCCTCGCCTCCCGCCCGGCCGGCCAGGTTCTGCCCAGCGAGGCGCCCCGGCTCTCGTACACCCGGCGGGTCCCGGTCGGCGTCGTGGGGGTGATCTCCCCCTTCAACGCCCCGCTCATCCTGTCGATCCGCTCCGTCGCACCCGCCCTCGCGCTCGGCAACGCCGTCGTCCTCAAGCCGGACCCGCGCACCGCCGTCTGCGGCGGACTGTCGCTGGCCGCGGTGTTCGCGCAGGCGGGACTGCCCGAGGACCTGCTGCACGTCCTGCCCGGCGGCGCCGAGACCGGCGAGGCCCTGGTCGCCGACCCGCGCGTGCCGGTCATCTCGTTCACCGGCTCCACCGCGGCCGGCCGGTCCGTCGGCGAGGCGGCCGGACGCCACCTCAAGCGCGCGCACCTCGAACTCGGCGGCAACTCCGCCCTGATCGTGCTGGAGGACGCCGACCTCGACGCGGTGATCTCCACGGCCGCCTGGGGCTCGTTCTTCCACCAGGGCCAGATCTGCATGACCACCGGCCGCCACCTGGTGCACGCCTCCCTCTACGAGGAGTACGTGGAACGGCTCGCGGCGAAGGCCGACGCGCTCGCCGTCGGCGACCCGCACCGCGCGCAGGTGCACCTCGGCCCGCTCATCGACGACGGCCAGCTCGCCAAGGTGCACGGCCTGGTGGAGGCCAGCACGGCGGCCGGGGCGAAGCTCGCCGCGGGCGGCACGCACCAGGACCGCTTCTACCGTCCGACGGTCCTCGCGGGCGTCGACGACGACACCCCGGCCTACGCCGAGGAGGTCTTCGGCCCGGTGGCCCCGGTGCGCCCCTTCAGCACGCCCGACGAGGCGGCGGCGCTGGCCGCGCGCAGCTCCTACGGGCTCTCGCTCGGCATCGTCACCCGCGACGCCGCCCGCGGCCTCGACCTGGCCGAGCGCGTCCCGACCGGCATCGTGCACATCAACGACCAGACCGTGAACGACGAGGCCGTGGCGCCCTTCGGCGGCGTGGCCGCCTCGGGCACCGGCGCCCGGTTCGGCGGCGAGGCCAACCTGGAGGCCTTCATCGACGTGCGGTGGACGACGGTGCGGGCCGACGTGGCGCCGTACCCGTTCTAGGGCAGCCGCAGGGTCTCCCCGGGGCTACTCGCCCCGGGCCGCCGGGGAGTCGCCGGCCCCGCTCTTGGCCTGCTCCTCCTCGATGGACCTGCGCACCTCGTCCATGTCCAGCCCGCGCGCCTGTCCGATGACGTCCGTCAGGGCGGCCTCGGGCAGCGCGCCGGGCTGGGCGAACACGGCGACCCGGTCGCGCACGATCATCAGCGTCGGGATCGACTGGATGCCGAAGGCCTGGGCCAGTTCGGGCTGGGCCTCGGTGTCCACCTTGCCGAACACCAGGTCGGGGTTCTCCTCGGCCGCCTTGTCGTAGACCGGGGCGAACTGACGGCACGGCCCGCACCAGGACGCCCAGAAGTCGATCAGGACGAAGTCGTTGTCGGTGACCGTCTGGTCGAAGTTCTCCTTGGTGAGCTCCACGGTGCTGCTCATGACCTGATTCCTTCTTCCCGGAGTTCCCGTCGGGTGCCTCCCGACACGAGGTGAAGCCGCCCGTCACAACGCGGGCGGCCGGACGCGTATTCCGCGCCCCTACCCCTGTGGCCACCCCGCACACCACCCACCAGACTGACCCCATGACGGAAACGGAAACCAACACGTACGACGTCGTGGTGCTCGGGGCCGGGCCCGTGGGGGAGAACGTCGCCGACCGCACCCGCGCGGCCGGCCTCACCACCGCGGTCGTGGAGAGCGAACTCGTCGGCGGCGAGTGCTCGTACTGGGCCTGCATGCCCAGCAAGGCCCTGCTGCGCCCGGTCATCGCCCGCGCCGACGCCCGCAGGCTGCCCGGCCTGCGCCAGGCCGTGCAGGGCCCCCTGGACGCCGAAGCGGTCCTCGCCCGCCGCAACTGGTACACCGGCGACTGGACGGACGACGGTCAGGCCGACTGGCTCAAGAGCATCGGCGCGGACCTGCACCGCGGCCACGGCAGACTGACCGGCCCGCGCACGGTGACGGTGGGGGACACCGTGCTCACGGCCCGCCACGCGGTCGTCGTCGCCACCGGCACCCGCGCCGCCCTGCCGGCCCTGCCCGGTCTCGCCGAGATCCGGCCCTGGACGAGCCGGGAGGCCACCAGCGCCCAGGCCGCGCCCGGCCGGCTCGTCGTGGTCGGCGGGGGAGTCGTCGCCACCGAGATGGCCACCGCCTGGCAGGCCCTCGGCTCGCAGGTCACCCTCCTGGTGCGGGGCAGGGGCCTGCTCGACCGCATGGAGCCGTTCGCCGGCGAACTCGTCGCCGAGGCGCTGACCGCGGCCGGCGCGGACGTGCGCACCGGCACCTCGGTGGCTTCGGTGACCCGCACGGAGGGCGTGGTCGTGGTCGTCACCGACACGGGGGAGCGCATCGAGGCCGACGAGATCCTCTTCGCCGTCGGCCGCGCCCCGCGCACCGAGGACATCGGTCTCGAGACGGTCGGCCTGGAACCTGGCTCCTGGCTCGGCGTCGACGACAGCCTGCGGGTCACCGGCACCGACTGGCTCTACGGCGTGGGCGACGTCAACCACCGTGCCCTCCTCACCCACCAGGGCAAGTACCAGGCCCGTATCGCGGGCGCGGCCATCGCCGCCCGCGCCGCCGGAACGCCCCTGCCGCAGAACGAACCGTGGGGCGCCCACAGCGCCACCGCCGACCACGAGTGCGTCCCGCAGGTCGTGTTCACCGACCCCGAGGCGGCCTCCGTCGGCCTCTCGCTCGCGGAGGCCGAACGGGCCGGACACCGGGTGCGGGCCGTCGACGTCGACATGTCGTCGGTGGCGGGAGCCGGCCTGTACGCCGAGGGCTACAAGGGCCGCGCCCGGATGGTCGTCGACCTCGAGCGGGAGATCCTGCGCGGGGTCACCTTCGTCGGCCCCGGCGTCGGCGAGCTGATCCACTCCGCGACCGTCGCCGTCGTCGGACAGGTGCCGATCGCCCGCCTGTGGCACGCCGTCCCGTCCTACCCGACGATCAGCGAGGTGTGGCTGCGCCTGCTGGAGGCGTTCCGGGACAACTGACCTACGGCAGTTCGAAGTCCAGCGCCCGCGCCGCCTCGGCCGGGGTCGGCTGCGCCCACCGCTGAAGGACGTTGCGGTCCGCGGCCAGCGAGCGCGGTTCGGCCCGGTCGAGGTAGAGCATGCCGTCGAGGTGGTCCGTCTCGTGCTGGACGATCCGGGCCGGCCAGCCGCCGAACACCTCGTCCAGCGGCCTGCCGTGCTCGTCCTCACCGGTCAGCCGGACCTCGGCGTGCCGGGCCACCACCGCCTGGTAGCCCGGCACGCTCAGACAGCCCTCGAAGAACGCGGCCCGGGCCGAACCCACCGGTTCGTAGGACGGGTTGACCAGCACCCGGAACGGCTGGGGCGCCCTGCCGCGGGCCTGCCGCACCTCCTCCGGCACCGTCGCCGGATCCTCGACGACCGCGATCCGCAGCTCCACGCCGACCTGCGGCGCGGCGAGACCCACGCCGGGCGCCGCGTGCATCGTGCGGCGCAGCGCCTCGACGAAGCGGGCCAGCAGCGCCGGGTCGAGCTGACCCTCGTAACGCGACGTGCCCGCCCGCAGAACGGGATCTCCGGCCAGGACGAGGGGCAACGGGCCGCCGGGCGCGAGGAGTTCCTCGATCCGTTCGGCAAGGGGGGCGAGGGGACGGGGAGATGCCATCGCGCCAGCATGCCACGACCGCCCCCGGCGTGACGCAGGTCACTCGAAGTGGCGGGAACTCGCAGGCGCCGCCCCACGACTACCGGAGCGCACGGCCGAGCACAGCCTTCCTCCCGGTCTGCTTCCCGCCCCGACGTCCCATGTCCCACGCCCCGTTCGCTCCCCTGCCCCCGGAGAAGCCGTCGATGTCCACCGCTCCCTCCTTCACCGCGGAAGAGGCCCCGCAGCCGGCGGCCCCCGAGCCGAAGCCCCGCGGCCCGTGGGCCGCACTGCGCCCCCTGGTCCTGCGGCTGCACTTCTACGCCGGCGTGTTCGTGGCGCCCCTCCTGCTGGTCGCCGCCGTCACCGGTCTGCTGTACGCCGCCTCGTTCCAGGCCGAGAAGCTTCTGTACGCGCACGAGACGACCGTCCCCGTGGGCGACGCGAAGCTGCCGATGTCCGAGCAGGTCGACGCCGCCCGCAAGGCCCACCCGGAGGGAACCGTCTCGGCGGTGCGTCCCTCGCCCGAGGACGACGCCTCCACCCGCGTGATGCTGTCCGGCGTCGAGGGGATCGCCGCAACCCACACCCTCGCGGTGTTCGTCGACCCGTACACCGGCGAGGTGCGCGGCGCGCTGGAGCAGTACGGCTCGACGGGCGCGCTGCCGCTGCGCACCTGGATCGACGAGTTCCACCGCGACCTGCACCTCGGTGAGACCGGCCGCCTCTACAGCGAACTCGCCGCGAGCTGGCTGTGGGTGATCGCGGGCGGTGGGGTCGCGCTGTGGTTCTCCCGACGGCGCGCGCAGCGCAAGGTCCGCGGGGTCACCGGACGCCGACGCACTCTCGGGCTGCACGCAACGGTCGGCGTCTGGGCGGCGGCCGGCTTCTTCTTCCTGTCCGCGACCGGCCTGACCTGGTCGGCGTACGCGGGCGCCCACATCGACGAGCTGCGCACCTCGCTCGGTCAGGCCACCCCGTCGGTGTCGGCGGCCGCGAGCGGCGGCGACCACGCCGGCCACGAGGCGGCCTCCGGAGCGGGCGGGAACGGCGAGCACGGCGTGGGGCTGGACAA includes:
- a CDS encoding LacI family DNA-binding transcriptional regulator, translated to MRYVMVQIPNTPAPTMPPAPRPVPTSADVARLAGVSRATVSYVLNNTSAVRISEPTRRRVREAAKELGYVPHAAARTLRAGHSRMVLMPTLPVPAGPLYSRFVHDFQGAMSRLDYTVVQYGASGVSGDEDARAWAELRPVAVLVPGTGIGPEGVAILKRSGARAVVTVGPEAVEGAHVMLLDQADVGRGAAGHLHARGRRAIGVVVPEEPGMELFSAPRLAGAREALRGTGATVTELPLAYTEEAAGALAARWRDLGLDAVFGYNDEYAMLLSRALRDAGLRVPEDVAVIGADDLLLGRLLRPRLSTVRITLPSGRDLASLVDRAVRNPAAAPESHELFSVAVVHRDSS
- a CDS encoding 4-hydroxybenzoate 3-monooxygenase encodes the protein MRTTVGIIGGGPAGLLLARLLHRAGIACVVLESRTRAYAEGRQRAGMLEQGTVDALRAAGAADRLDVEGLVHHGIELRFDRERHHVDFPALTGGRTVTIYAQTEIVKDLIALQLADGPPLLFEAEALAVEQPQSATPVVRFRHEGRERALRCAWVAGCDGSHGVARSAFPAAAGRTYAHDYPYSWLGVTAEVPPSCDELIYARHARGFALHSMRSPHVSRLYLQVPRGTNLRDWPDARIWDELTARFAVDADWTLRRGPVTARSVTEMRSLVHEPMRHGRLVLAGDAAHIVPPTGAKGLNLAVSDVRLLARAFTELHAHGSTRLLDGYSEQCLRRVWQATRFSYDMTRMLHAQPDGDAFDHRMQLARLRRITASRHAAAELAANYTGLPLSP
- a CDS encoding aldehyde dehydrogenase family protein, encoding MPLLDPTNWQPRTLSGPRYTVTEPATGEQLGTVVLAAGADVAPAAEAARAAQTEWARVPHFVRAGVLRRAGDLFAAHAAELREWIVRESGSIAGKADFELHVAAQECYEAAALASRPAGQVLPSEAPRLSYTRRVPVGVVGVISPFNAPLILSIRSVAPALALGNAVVLKPDPRTAVCGGLSLAAVFAQAGLPEDLLHVLPGGAETGEALVADPRVPVISFTGSTAAGRSVGEAAGRHLKRAHLELGGNSALIVLEDADLDAVISTAAWGSFFHQGQICMTTGRHLVHASLYEEYVERLAAKADALAVGDPHRAQVHLGPLIDDGQLAKVHGLVEASTAAGAKLAAGGTHQDRFYRPTVLAGVDDDTPAYAEEVFGPVAPVRPFSTPDEAAALAARSSYGLSLGIVTRDAARGLDLAERVPTGIVHINDQTVNDEAVAPFGGVAASGTGARFGGEANLEAFIDVRWTTVRADVAPYPF
- the trxA gene encoding thioredoxin, whose product is MSSTVELTKENFDQTVTDNDFVLIDFWASWCGPCRQFAPVYDKAAEENPDLVFGKVDTEAQPELAQAFGIQSIPTLMIVRDRVAVFAQPGALPEAALTDVIGQARGLDMDEVRRSIEEEQAKSGAGDSPAARGE
- a CDS encoding NAD(P)/FAD-dependent oxidoreductase codes for the protein MTETETNTYDVVVLGAGPVGENVADRTRAAGLTTAVVESELVGGECSYWACMPSKALLRPVIARADARRLPGLRQAVQGPLDAEAVLARRNWYTGDWTDDGQADWLKSIGADLHRGHGRLTGPRTVTVGDTVLTARHAVVVATGTRAALPALPGLAEIRPWTSREATSAQAAPGRLVVVGGGVVATEMATAWQALGSQVTLLVRGRGLLDRMEPFAGELVAEALTAAGADVRTGTSVASVTRTEGVVVVVTDTGERIEADEILFAVGRAPRTEDIGLETVGLEPGSWLGVDDSLRVTGTDWLYGVGDVNHRALLTHQGKYQARIAGAAIAARAAGTPLPQNEPWGAHSATADHECVPQVVFTDPEAASVGLSLAEAERAGHRVRAVDVDMSSVAGAGLYAEGYKGRARMVVDLEREILRGVTFVGPGVGELIHSATVAVVGQVPIARLWHAVPSYPTISEVWLRLLEAFRDN
- a CDS encoding peptide deformylase; the protein is MASPRPLAPLAERIEELLAPGGPLPLVLAGDPVLRAGTSRYEGQLDPALLARFVEALRRTMHAAPGVGLAAPQVGVELRIAVVEDPATVPEEVRQARGRAPQPFRVLVNPSYEPVGSARAAFFEGCLSVPGYQAVVARHAEVRLTGEDEHGRPLDEVFGGWPARIVQHETDHLDGMLYLDRAEPRSLAADRNVLQRWAQPTPAEAARALDFELP
- a CDS encoding PepSY domain-containing protein, coding for MSTAPSFTAEEAPQPAAPEPKPRGPWAALRPLVLRLHFYAGVFVAPLLLVAAVTGLLYAASFQAEKLLYAHETTVPVGDAKLPMSEQVDAARKAHPEGTVSAVRPSPEDDASTRVMLSGVEGIAATHTLAVFVDPYTGEVRGALEQYGSTGALPLRTWIDEFHRDLHLGETGRLYSELAASWLWVIAGGGVALWFSRRRAQRKVRGVTGRRRTLGLHATVGVWAAAGFFFLSATGLTWSAYAGAHIDELRTSLGQATPSVSAAASGGDHAGHEAASGAGGNGEHGVGLDKILAAARAEGLGDPVEIVPPADATSAYVVRQVQRSWPEKQDAVAVDPASGEVTDTVRFADHPLLAKLTRYGIDLHTGVLFGPVNQIALMLLALALILLIVWGYRMWWQRGRGGAFGRPIPRGAWAQVPPYVLVPLMALVAVVGYFVPLLGIPLAGFLVVDVVLGEITHRRKRRTAAA